In the Psychromicrobium lacuslunae genome, ACCGATCCCATCGGCCAAATCTGCCTCCGTGGTCGGGCACATCACCACGGTGGCTTCGGCCGATCCCAACATCGCAATATCCTGCTCGGTCAAATGAGTGGCATGCACCGCTGAAAGTCGCGGCGACAGCAAATCAGCCTCGGCCAGCAAGGCTGTCGGCGTCAAACCGGTCGCAGCCAGACAATCCGCGTTCTCCTGCGGTTGCTCAGAAAGATGCACGTGCAACGGTAGTTGCCGGTCCAGCTCTGCGCCAATAATACGCAGCTGTTCAGGCGCCACTGCACGCACCGAATGCACGGCCGCGCCAATCTGAACGTATTCCGGGTCGAACTCCTGCGCGACGGCGGCGCGCAGCGAGTCCAGTCGTTTCAGCCAGCTCTTCGCATCTCCATCGCTAAACCGACGCTGCACCGAGTTCGGCGGAATCCGCGCACCAACCGGCGCCGAAGCTGCTGCTGCACCGAGGTCAAAACCGCCGTCCAGATAACAAGTGTCAAGCAGCGTCAGTCGAATTCCGGCGTTCTGGGCCGCCCGGGCGAGGGCGAATTCCATATCGTGGTGAGGATACGGGCTGCCGTCCGGCTGATGATGCAGGTAGTGAAATTCGCCCACCGCGCTATATCCTGCGGTCACCATTTCGGCGTAGACAGCTGTTGCGAGTTGTTCATAAAGCTCCGGGCTGAGTACCTTGGCGGCGGCGTACATCTGCTGTCGCCAGGTCCAAAAATCACCGGTCTTGGCATGGGTTCGGCCTCGCAGCACCCGATGAAAAGCATGCGAATGCGCATTGACAGCCGCTGGAAACCAGTAGCTGAGCGGCTCATTCGGTTGGCTCTGCGATGGCTGCTTAGCTGTTCTAGGACTCATAGCAGGCCTTGCAATACGTCGGCCAGCAGCGCGGCTGCTGAATCTGCGTCACGATCTTCCACTGCTTCCTCCGGCGAGTGTGAAATACCTGTGGGGTTACGAATGAAGAGCATCCCGGCTGGTAAATAGGAGGCCAGGATGCCGGCGTCGTGGCCGGCGCCACTATCAAGCACCGGGGCGGCTGGCAGCAAGCGTTGCAGTTCGGCAGCTAAGCCCTGGTCGAAGCCGGTGGTGGGACTGAGCGATTCCTCGGTCAGCGTCACTGTGCAGCCTTCATTTGCCGCCGCGATCTGCGCCTGTCCATGGATCTTCTGCACCACTGCCGCGGTCACCGCATCGTCCGGGTGCCGCACATCAAGCCAGAGCTCCACTCGGGAGGCAATCACATTAGTGCCCCCGGGAATCGGCTGTAGTCGACCGACCGTGGCACGTGCTTCCGACTGCGCGGCCGCCACTTTCTGGGCCGAAAGAATAATTTGAGCGGCAGCTACCATCGGGTCGGCCCGGTCCGTCATCAATGTGGTGCCCGCATGGTTGCCCTGCCCGGAGATGGTGAATTTCCACCGGCCGTGACCCAGGATCGAACCGGCAACCGCGACGGGGCTGTCTAATTCAATCAGCCCGCGGCCCTGCTCAACATGAAGTTCAATGAATTGGCCAATCCGGGCGAGCCCCTCCGGATCAGCGCCTAAACGCTCAGCTGACAGTCCGTTCCGGGCAGAGAGTTCGGCAAAGCTATTACCCTCGGCATCTTTCAGGTTACGGGCCTTATCCGCGTCAATTGCGCCGGTCAGCAGCCGTGAACCCAGGCAAGCAATGCCGAATCGGGACCCTTCCTCTTCCGGAAAGACAGTCACAGCGAGCGACCGCTTGCCATTTCGGCCAGGCTCGACGCCTCGAGCGCGTAATTCATCGACGGCGGCGAGCGCAGCGGCCACCCCGAGCGGGCCGTCAAAAGCGCCACCACCGGGCACCGAATCCAGGTGGCTGCCGGTGACCAGAGAATCGTCCTGCTCCGGCCCATACCAGGCCCAAATAATGCCGTTCCGATCGGTGTTCACGGCAAGCCCACGGCGCTCCGCTTCCGCAATGAACCAGGAGCGCAGATCCAGCTCTGCGGTCGAATACACCGGTCGGCTGTAGCCACCCCGGCTGGCGTCCCGCCCGACCTCGGAAATCGCTCCGAGCAGTGAGGTTACCTTGCTCATCGACGCGGCTTCAGGGAATAGGTGCTCGATTGCTGGAGCGTGGATTTTCTGTAGGCGAGTTGGATTTTTCGCGCCTCTCGTTCCCCGAGAATCGCAGCACAAGGTGCCGGCGCGGAAAATCTTTGCCGAGCCGGGAAAATCTTCGCGCAAGCAATCGAGCCCCACGAGGCTCCACGTTGTCCCACGGTTACGCTTCCTGCATCGGAATCCGCACGCCGCGTTCGGCGGCGACCTCGCTGGCGCGTTGGTAGCCGGCGTCGACGTGCCGGATCACCCCCATGCCGGGATCGTTGGTGAGCAACCGCTCCAGCTTTTCCGCAGCGAGCGCGGTGCCGTCGGCCACCGAGACCTGACCGGCGTGGATGGAACGACCAATGCCGACGCCACCACCGTGGTGAATGGACACCCAGGTGGCCCCCGAGGAGGTGTTGATCAGGGCGTTCAGCAGCGGCCAGTCGGCAATCGCATCTGAGCCGTCCGCCATTGATTCGGTCTCCCGATAAGGTGAGGCGACCGAACCAGAATCGAGGTGATCACGCCCGATCACGATCGGTGCGGAGACTTTGCCTTCGGCCACCAGTTGGTTAAAGAGCGCTCCGGCTTTCGCCCGGTCTCCGTATCCCAACCAGCAGATCCGCGCCGGAAGTCCCTCAAACTCGACGTGCTCCGCGGCGGCGTCCAGCCAGCGGTGCAGGTGCTCATTCTCCGGGAAGAGTTCCTTGAGAGCAGCGTCAGTGACCGCAATATCTGCCGGGTCACCCGAAAGCGCCACCCAACGGAACGGGCCGAGGCCTTCGCAGAATAGTGGACGAATATAAGCTGGCACGAAGCCTGGGAAAGCAAAAGCCCGTTCGTAGCCGCCCTTGCGGGCTTCGTCACGGATCGAGTTGCCGTAGTCGAACACCTCGGAACCAGCGTCCTGGAAGCCGACCATGGCTTCAACGTGCCGCGCCATCGAAACCTGTGACTTCTTGGTGAAGCCTTCCGGATCGCCCTCCGCTTCGCGCTGCCACTCTTCCAGCGAAACGCCTTCCGGTAAGTAGCTCAGCGGGTCATGAGCGCTGGTTTGGTCGGTCACCACGTCAATATGGAATTCCCCGGCCCGATGCCGCTCTAGCAGCGCGGGGAAAATCTCAGCAGCGTTGCCGACATAGCCCACCGAAAGCGGTCGCTTCTCTGCTTTCGCGGCAAGTACCTTGGCCAGCGCGGCTTCCAAGTCGGTCGCTCCGTACACTTCGTCTAAGTAACGCTTGCCCAGTCTGCGTCGCAACCGCTCCTCACTGACGTCGATGATCAGGCAGGCACCGCCGTTCAGGGTCACGGCTAAGGGCTGCGCGCCACCCATCCCGCCGCAACCGCCGGTCAGCGTCAAGGTTCCAGCCAGTGTGGGAGTCTCGATTCTTCCCTCGCCGAAGAGCTTCGCGGCAACTGCGGCGAAAGTCTCAAAGGTGCCCTGCAAGATGCCCTGAGTACCGATATAGATCCAGGAACCGGCGGTCATCTGGCCGTACATCATCAGACCCTCAGCCTCTAGCTTGCGAAATTCCGGCCAGTTAGCCCAGTCCCCCACTAGATTGGAGTTCGCCAGCAGCACCCGGGGTGCCCACTCATTAGTGCGGAAGATGCCCACCGGCTTGCCGGACTGCACTAGCAGGGTCTCGTCCTTTTCCAACGTTTCTAGGCTACGCACGATCGCGTCGTAGGCTTCCCAGCTGCGAGCCGCTCGGCCGGTGCCGCCGTAGACCACTAAATCCTCGGGGCGTTCGGCCACCTCGGGGTCCAGATTGTTCATCAGCATCCGCAGCGGTGCCTCGGTCTGCCAGGACTTGGCGGTTAGCTCGGTACCGCGGGCCGCACGGATGGTATTCCCATCGCTGTAACGAGACGGATCGTGTTGGGTGAAACCGGGGATAGCCGCGTTGCTCATGGATTCAATCTTTCTGTTCAGTCTTGTCTCAGTCTTGTTTGAGTCTTACTTCAGACTCGTTCGGGGATGTGCAAAATGGAGGTTGCCTCAGCGGCGACTAAGGCGCCGATGCGGTTGGCTTCTGCTGAGGTGATTCGGTAACTGGGTGCGACCACGCTGAGCGCTGCCACAATACGACCACCGACGACGACTGGCGCCGCAATAGCCGTCACATCGGCCTCGACCCCATCGGTCACCACAATGTAGTCACTGGGGCTGATTCCCTTCAGAGCCGCACCGGCTGCGGTTCCCTCCAAGGGAATGCTGCGCCCCACCCAGCTGGAATGACGTACCGAGTGAGTACCCTCCTGAACGGCTATATAGATGCCATTGCCG is a window encoding:
- the hutU gene encoding urocanate hydratase, which translates into the protein MSNAAIPGFTQHDPSRYSDGNTIRAARGTELTAKSWQTEAPLRMLMNNLDPEVAERPEDLVVYGGTGRAARSWEAYDAIVRSLETLEKDETLLVQSGKPVGIFRTNEWAPRVLLANSNLVGDWANWPEFRKLEAEGLMMYGQMTAGSWIYIGTQGILQGTFETFAAVAAKLFGEGRIETPTLAGTLTLTGGCGGMGGAQPLAVTLNGGACLIIDVSEERLRRRLGKRYLDEVYGATDLEAALAKVLAAKAEKRPLSVGYVGNAAEIFPALLERHRAGEFHIDVVTDQTSAHDPLSYLPEGVSLEEWQREAEGDPEGFTKKSQVSMARHVEAMVGFQDAGSEVFDYGNSIRDEARKGGYERAFAFPGFVPAYIRPLFCEGLGPFRWVALSGDPADIAVTDAALKELFPENEHLHRWLDAAAEHVEFEGLPARICWLGYGDRAKAGALFNQLVAEGKVSAPIVIGRDHLDSGSVASPYRETESMADGSDAIADWPLLNALINTSSGATWVSIHHGGGVGIGRSIHAGQVSVADGTALAAEKLERLLTNDPGMGVIRHVDAGYQRASEVAAERGVRIPMQEA
- a CDS encoding allantoate amidohydrolase, which encodes MSKVTSLLGAISEVGRDASRGGYSRPVYSTAELDLRSWFIAEAERRGLAVNTDRNGIIWAWYGPEQDDSLVTGSHLDSVPGGGAFDGPLGVAAALAAVDELRARGVEPGRNGKRSLAVTVFPEEEGSRFGIACLGSRLLTGAIDADKARNLKDAEGNSFAELSARNGLSAERLGADPEGLARIGQFIELHVEQGRGLIELDSPVAVAGSILGHGRWKFTISGQGNHAGTTLMTDRADPMVAAAQIILSAQKVAAAQSEARATVGRLQPIPGGTNVIASRVELWLDVRHPDDAVTAAVVQKIHGQAQIAAANEGCTVTLTEESLSPTTGFDQGLAAELQRLLPAAPVLDSGAGHDAGILASYLPAGMLFIRNPTGISHSPEEAVEDRDADSAAALLADVLQGLL
- a CDS encoding formimidoylglutamate deiminase codes for the protein MSPRTAKQPSQSQPNEPLSYWFPAAVNAHSHAFHRVLRGRTHAKTGDFWTWRQQMYAAAKVLSPELYEQLATAVYAEMVTAGYSAVGEFHYLHHQPDGSPYPHHDMEFALARAAQNAGIRLTLLDTCYLDGGFDLGAAAASAPVGARIPPNSVQRRFSDGDAKSWLKRLDSLRAAVAQEFDPEYVQIGAAVHSVRAVAPEQLRIIGAELDRQLPLHVHLSEQPQENADCLAATGLTPTALLAEADLLSPRLSAVHATHLTEQDIAMLGSAEATVVMCPTTEADLADGIGPALELMQAGVRLAIGSDQHAVVDPWLEIRALEYGERLRSGVRGRFTSLQLLEIAHHGGLRSLGRSEDNDIQQISGDSVRTVGSRSAQLAMSATAQDVLSVRIAGSEIASNGSHTSLGDPAKLLRTALEAIEQAQE